Proteins co-encoded in one Bacteroidia bacterium genomic window:
- a CDS encoding 3-oxoacid CoA-transferase subunit B, whose product MALDRFGIAKRIAQEIKDGMYVNLGIGIPTLVANFIPSGISVVLHTENGLLGMGPFPYEDEVDPDLINAGKQTVTALPGAAFMDSADSFAMIRGGHIDLTILGAMEVSEEGDIANWKIPGKMVKGMGGAMDLVAAARNIIVAMQQVNKNGESKLLPKCTLPLTGVKCIKKIVTELGVYEVNNGFVLLERAPGVSIEEIKKSTAGKLIINGEIPEMKL is encoded by the coding sequence ATGGCATTAGACCGTTTCGGTATAGCAAAACGAATAGCCCAAGAAATCAAAGATGGCATGTATGTAAATCTCGGGATTGGCATACCTACTTTGGTAGCTAATTTCATCCCATCAGGCATCAGTGTGGTGTTGCATACAGAAAACGGACTTTTGGGTATGGGTCCGTTCCCTTATGAGGACGAAGTAGACCCTGACTTGATTAACGCAGGAAAGCAAACCGTTACAGCACTGCCTGGGGCAGCTTTTATGGACTCAGCAGATAGCTTCGCCATGATAAGAGGAGGACATATTGACCTCACTATATTAGGAGCGATGGAGGTTTCTGAAGAAGGCGATATTGCTAATTGGAAAATCCCAGGTAAAATGGTAAAAGGTATGGGGGGAGCTATGGATTTAGTTGCCGCAGCAAGAAATATCATAGTAGCTATGCAACAAGTAAATAAAAATGGCGAGTCAAAATTATTACCTAAATGCACCCTACCACTTACTGGGGTTAAATGTATCAAAAAAATCGTTACAGAACTAGGGGTATACGAGGTAAATAATGGCTTTGTGCTTTTAGAACGAGCCCCAGGCGTAAGCATAGAAGAAATCAAAAAATCTACTGCAGGTAAATTGATTATCAACGGAGAAATACCTGAAATGAAACTTTAA
- a CDS encoding DegT/DnrJ/EryC1/StrS family aminotransferase yields the protein MNVPFVDFKPSNEQFRQRALQIFEQVFDKAWYILGEQVQKFEQEYAQYHKVKHCIGVANGLDALHIALRIKEITKGDEVIVPSNTYIATVLAVSFVGAKPVFVEPRITTYNLNPELIEQAITERTKAIIPVHLYGQACEMDAIMQIAQKYNLYVVEDNAQAQGASYNGTKTGAFGHVNATSFYPSKNLGALGDAGAITTNDDVYAYKCRVMRNYGSQKRYYNEMIGINSRLDEVQAALLRIKLEFLDTWNAERNTIAQKYIEQLNNVGDLILPTTAEKATHIYHLFVIRTKYRDKLQAHLQNDGIQTVIHYPIPPHLQECYQHLGYKKGDFPIAEEIADTCLSLPLFVGMTEAQVQKVCQSIKAFYENV from the coding sequence ATGAATGTTCCTTTCGTAGATTTTAAGCCCAGCAATGAACAATTTAGACAGCGTGCTTTACAAATATTTGAGCAGGTATTTGACAAAGCTTGGTACATTTTAGGGGAGCAGGTCCAAAAGTTTGAACAAGAATATGCGCAATATCACAAAGTAAAACACTGCATCGGTGTAGCTAATGGATTAGATGCTTTGCATATTGCTTTGCGAATAAAGGAAATTACTAAGGGTGATGAAGTAATTGTACCCTCTAATACATACATTGCTACAGTGTTAGCCGTTTCTTTTGTAGGGGCAAAACCTGTTTTTGTAGAACCCCGAATAACTACCTATAACCTTAACCCAGAGCTTATTGAACAAGCCATCACTGAAAGAACTAAAGCTATTATTCCCGTACATTTGTATGGGCAAGCTTGCGAAATGGATGCGATTATGCAGATAGCGCAAAAGTACAATTTATATGTTGTAGAGGACAATGCGCAAGCTCAAGGGGCATCATATAATGGTACAAAAACAGGCGCTTTTGGACATGTTAATGCCACTAGCTTTTACCCAAGCAAAAATTTAGGCGCTTTAGGCGATGCAGGGGCAATTACCACTAATGACGATGTGTATGCATACAAGTGCAGAGTTATGCGTAACTATGGCTCACAAAAACGCTACTACAACGAAATGATAGGAATAAATTCTCGTTTAGATGAAGTGCAGGCAGCTTTATTGCGTATCAAGTTAGAGTTTTTGGATACTTGGAATGCAGAAAGAAACACAATTGCTCAAAAGTATATTGAGCAGTTAAATAATGTAGGCGACCTTATCCTGCCCACCACAGCCGAAAAGGCTACACACATCTATCACTTATTTGTCATTCGTACAAAGTACAGAGATAAGCTACAAGCCCACTTGCAAAATGATGGCATTCAGACAGTTATTCACTATCCTATTCCTCCACATCTTCAAGAGTGTTACCAACATTTAGGATATAAAAAAGGCGATTTTCCTATTGCGGAAGAAATTGCGGACACTTGTTTAAGTTTGCCCCTCTTTGTAGGAATGACCGAAGCGCAAGTACAAAAAGTTTGTCAAAGTATAAAAGCGTTTTACGAAAATGTATAA
- the tilS gene encoding tRNA lysidine(34) synthetase TilS — MDFLLKKVQDNVFQTFSNPQKLHFLLAISGGIDSMVLLDIYAKLNLSFHIAHANFQLRGQDSLQDEIFVLEQGKKYVESSKIHIQRFEIHKIHQNLKDTSVQMLARQLRYQWFYELLNTYNLDYIVTAHHADDNIETFFLKLFRKSPQGLSGMGMLSEKRIFRPLLNVFKIEIQTYAVQNIIFYREDSSNLKDDYLRNHIRHHLIPYIEKHYPTSKNAILAILEYQKQINLMANTYFMDIWQKTVTQHLDCYTIDLIALQNYPTHIHSALPWYYADKLRIGTNQFEQFKYLFQPNTTTGKEMRTSTHKAVRYKNLIQIFPINTDGAEELKIYTVAQNLDILTQIDKNYILIASDYIATCKDNLFKQVTRIQRWRAGMKILHQGKMKNIADLLPKYNITPYQKEYLYVATAPTKIEKTYSHLLNNFSNNALSISFEVLFVFFCPRNVLLQLK, encoded by the coding sequence ATGGATTTTTTGTTAAAAAAAGTTCAAGACAATGTATTTCAAACCTTTTCAAATCCACAAAAACTACATTTTTTGCTTGCTATAAGTGGAGGAATAGACTCTATGGTACTTTTAGATATCTATGCAAAACTTAACCTATCTTTTCACATAGCCCATGCAAATTTTCAACTACGCGGTCAAGATTCGCTACAAGATGAAATATTCGTACTTGAACAAGGTAAAAAATACGTGGAATCTTCAAAAATTCACATCCAACGTTTTGAAATCCATAAAATACACCAAAATTTGAAGGATACTTCCGTGCAAATGTTAGCTCGCCAACTACGTTATCAATGGTTTTATGAGTTACTCAATACTTACAATTTAGACTACATTGTAACCGCCCACCACGCCGATGACAATATTGAAACCTTTTTTCTCAAATTGTTTCGCAAAAGTCCACAAGGTCTATCAGGCATGGGCATGCTATCTGAAAAACGCATATTCCGCCCATTACTCAATGTGTTTAAGATAGAAATTCAAACGTATGCAGTACAGAATATCATTTTTTACCGCGAAGATAGTTCTAACCTCAAAGATGACTACTTACGTAATCATATCAGGCATCACCTTATTCCGTACATAGAAAAACATTACCCAACCTCTAAAAACGCTATCCTTGCCATACTTGAATATCAAAAGCAAATTAACCTAATGGCAAATACATACTTCATGGATATATGGCAAAAAACCGTTACACAGCACTTGGATTGCTATACCATTGACCTTATTGCTTTGCAAAATTATCCTACCCATATTCACTCTGCTTTACCTTGGTATTATGCAGACAAATTACGAATAGGCACTAATCAATTTGAGCAATTTAAGTACCTTTTTCAGCCCAATACGACTACAGGTAAAGAAATGCGAACTTCTACCCACAAAGCCGTACGCTACAAGAACCTTATTCAAATTTTTCCTATCAATACAGATGGAGCAGAAGAACTTAAAATTTACACGGTAGCTCAAAATTTAGACATCCTTACTCAAATAGACAAAAACTATATCTTAATAGCAAGTGATTACATAGCTACATGTAAAGATAACCTATTTAAACAGGTTACCAGAATTCAGCGTTGGCGTGCAGGTATGAAAATACTTCATCAAGGTAAGATGAAAAATATTGCAGATTTACTGCCTAAGTACAACATTACCCCTTATCAAAAAGAATATCTGTATGTAGCAACTGCTCCAACAAAAATTGAGAAAACATATTCCCATTTACTGAATAATTTTTCCAACAATGCTTTGTCCATTTCTTTTGAAGTTTTATTTGTATTTTTTTGCCCAAGAAACGTACTTTTGCAACTTAAATAG
- a CDS encoding T9SS type A sorting domain-containing protein — protein MNMKKSICILALLLFGGAIYAQNLMPFVPNSMDFQNQVVKRVPYPKSPVLHRGAHPEARTATLGERWYCYVEASQIVNSTSGLSDPFINYMFPDSTIQAQYSSTVGDPFIHGYALRLDPAAAVFGSTSLPDHGDLTILRSGTSTAGVYTYYLDSLIIPYYYQRPASMPSSVKDTVVLQIIPCSRYTTSGIPASTPMSGHGGGSVNSWATYFFSGASWLTNYGEDTIYFTSLGFNQNTWRIPASATQFRLYKIPLGQADTSDGGKSLQIAMNSYGYTSPYKIPAAKIGPDSSSKTVVIFMYYKPGTTWTSTDILDVNPANTTQSVFSPIYLEENGDETYPIYDGNTFASERPHAGFAKGYNISYMLPTQVRYKYSSGWGGYGIMIPHVAYVQEYAFEYPIWYAKLRSAGPFTSVNANTVDNTVILGLAYPNPARTEINIPYSVTQSKQVEITITNIMGQTVKSVSNQNVSAGQYVSTINVADLPAGMYFYTLKTDSGIYTNKFVIE, from the coding sequence ATGAATATGAAAAAGTCTATCTGTATCCTTGCTCTACTACTGTTTGGCGGTGCGATATACGCACAGAACTTAATGCCGTTTGTGCCTAATAGCATGGACTTCCAAAATCAAGTTGTAAAAAGAGTCCCTTATCCTAAAAGCCCCGTGCTGCATAGAGGTGCTCATCCTGAAGCAAGAACAGCCACATTAGGTGAGCGCTGGTACTGCTATGTAGAGGCTTCACAAATTGTCAACAGCACATCAGGATTGTCTGACCCATTTATAAACTACATGTTCCCTGACTCTACCATACAAGCACAATATAGTAGTACAGTGGGTGATCCTTTTATACACGGGTATGCTCTTAGACTTGATCCTGCTGCTGCCGTATTTGGTAGCACTTCTTTACCAGACCATGGAGACCTAACTATATTAAGAAGTGGGACTTCCACTGCAGGGGTATATACCTACTATCTTGACTCTTTAATTATTCCTTACTATTATCAGCGCCCTGCTTCTATGCCCAGCTCTGTTAAAGATACCGTAGTGTTGCAAATTATTCCTTGCTCTCGTTATACTACTAGTGGAATACCTGCGTCTACACCTATGTCTGGGCATGGAGGAGGTAGTGTCAATTCGTGGGCCACTTATTTCTTCAGTGGCGCAAGTTGGCTAACCAACTATGGCGAAGATACTATCTATTTCACCTCTCTAGGCTTTAATCAAAATACTTGGCGTATTCCTGCAAGTGCAACTCAGTTCAGATTGTACAAAATACCTTTGGGTCAAGCTGATACTAGTGATGGTGGCAAATCCTTACAGATTGCTATGAATAGCTACGGATACACTAGTCCCTACAAAATCCCTGCAGCTAAAATAGGCCCAGATAGCTCCAGCAAAACTGTAGTTATTTTCATGTATTACAAGCCTGGTACAACTTGGACAAGTACAGACATATTAGATGTAAATCCCGCAAACACAACCCAAAGTGTATTTTCACCTATATACTTAGAAGAAAACGGAGATGAAACTTATCCTATTTATGATGGAAATACTTTTGCTTCCGAAAGACCTCACGCAGGCTTTGCAAAAGGGTATAACATTAGTTACATGCTACCCACTCAAGTTCGGTACAAGTATTCTTCAGGATGGGGTGGATATGGTATAATGATACCTCATGTAGCCTATGTACAAGAGTACGCTTTTGAGTATCCTATATGGTATGCTAAATTGAGATCAGCAGGTCCTTTCACTTCTGTGAATGCTAACACAGTAGATAATACTGTGATACTTGGTCTTGCATATCCCAATCCTGCCCGTACAGAAATCAACATTCCTTACAGTGTAACTCAATCTAAGCAGGTAGAAATCACTATTACCAATATTATGGGGCAGACTGTGAAGTCCGTATCTAATCAGAATGTAAGCGCGGGTCAGTATGTATCTACTATCAACGTAGCAGACTTGCCCGCGGGTATGTACTTCTACACGCTCAAAACAGATAGTGGTATCTATACTAATAAGTTTGTAATAGAGTAA
- a CDS encoding T9SS type A sorting domain-containing protein, with product MFLGIFSYQTGFSQAMTTPCTGLDCSSNGITALEYPVTGSPKINWTGTCPTSGYQSINQTAKIVPGSPQTFKITVTDPSRLGVWVDWNDNGNFEASENIYLSTAPHLSSGVNNIVINVPTASAIPGPHALRVIVVNFGYSAFNASSALTSNCATLVGGAVFGHIQDYKATVDGVDMKLDQILGLPLTNIFSSAGSYPISMKLDNVGVYPIDTCYVTWQLSPGSVNKPYNPGVYTAMMCPTCPAGGTMINPGANYIFAHPQPLIINNLGRDTLCAWVKSVHNGNTVAYQDKFPSNDTLCNKQLVFPKRDMKAEALVEPVQCPTSLFANVEYPVKMTVKNMGDLALTSSNNDSMRIGYFVKLGSTLVDYADTVIKITSLPSGSTFTYKFSAPSSAPIPSTLVLPTNGVYDMWIYVKLFGLEHDGTNDTLGPICLRADLKNCKADSVRIETAPFIVGGNYKPRIYIKNVGTKDAINPVLGYRVNNGTPVTSVYPGLIPPGGTANHLFAIPFTPTTTGTYTIKAWVKMYDDLDPSNDTATTTITIGAPIIDIRPESVASPAYIKAGQPTTLSVWVENLGSNVMTDYTIEVREQFATTPISVDIVNGTVVLPGTKILHNFTGTFTPTKDTMVLCFKTMNPNNQVDGNTSNDVLCRTFTPEPVAPSNVRDNVIPDISNVEIFPNPNGGQFSMQFNSAKRQDIAIEVYNLQGQKVHGFTNTYLPGAYVLPMDLTHLPKGIYYCRILSSNQLITKKVVIY from the coding sequence TTGTTTCTTGGAATTTTTAGTTATCAAACAGGATTTAGCCAAGCAATGACTACCCCCTGTACGGGGTTAGATTGTAGTAGCAACGGCATAACTGCACTAGAGTATCCAGTTACAGGAAGCCCTAAAATTAACTGGACAGGTACATGCCCTACTTCGGGCTACCAATCTATCAATCAAACTGCTAAGATAGTTCCAGGTTCTCCACAGACTTTTAAGATAACAGTAACAGACCCATCTCGTTTAGGTGTATGGGTAGATTGGAACGATAACGGAAATTTTGAGGCATCTGAGAATATTTACTTATCTACTGCTCCTCATTTATCTTCGGGTGTAAATAACATTGTGATAAACGTCCCTACGGCTTCAGCTATTCCTGGACCTCATGCTTTACGAGTAATTGTAGTTAATTTTGGATATAGTGCTTTTAATGCTTCATCTGCTCTTACCTCAAACTGCGCTACTTTGGTCGGTGGTGCTGTATTCGGTCATATTCAGGATTATAAAGCCACAGTAGATGGAGTAGACATGAAGTTAGATCAAATTTTGGGTTTGCCCTTAACAAATATTTTTAGTAGCGCAGGTAGTTATCCAATATCTATGAAACTAGATAATGTTGGGGTTTATCCTATTGACACTTGCTATGTAACTTGGCAGCTTAGCCCAGGTAGTGTAAACAAACCTTACAATCCAGGTGTATATACTGCAATGATGTGTCCTACCTGCCCTGCGGGAGGTACTATGATAAACCCCGGGGCAAATTATATCTTTGCCCACCCTCAACCTTTGATTATTAACAATTTAGGAAGAGATACACTTTGTGCATGGGTCAAGTCTGTACATAATGGCAATACAGTAGCTTATCAAGATAAATTCCCTTCTAATGATACACTTTGTAATAAGCAGTTGGTTTTTCCTAAACGAGATATGAAAGCAGAAGCTTTGGTAGAACCTGTGCAATGCCCTACATCTTTGTTTGCTAACGTTGAATATCCTGTTAAGATGACTGTAAAAAATATGGGCGACTTAGCGCTAACTAGCTCTAACAATGACTCAATGCGTATCGGGTATTTTGTCAAATTAGGTTCTACTTTAGTAGATTATGCGGATACAGTTATTAAAATTACTAGTCTTCCCTCAGGTAGTACATTTACATATAAATTTAGTGCTCCTAGCAGTGCTCCTATTCCTTCTACTCTAGTTTTACCTACTAATGGTGTATACGACATGTGGATATATGTTAAGTTATTTGGTTTGGAGCACGATGGAACTAATGACACACTGGGTCCCATCTGTTTAAGAGCAGATTTGAAAAATTGTAAAGCTGATTCTGTAAGGATAGAAACAGCTCCTTTTATTGTAGGAGGTAACTATAAACCCAGAATTTACATTAAAAATGTGGGTACAAAAGATGCAATTAACCCTGTTTTAGGTTATAGAGTTAATAATGGAACACCTGTAACCTCTGTGTATCCGGGTTTAATTCCGCCAGGCGGTACGGCTAATCACTTGTTTGCTATACCTTTCACACCTACCACTACGGGAACATACACTATAAAAGCATGGGTTAAGATGTACGATGACTTAGATCCATCCAATGACACTGCGACTACTACAATTACGATAGGGGCACCGATTATAGATATACGCCCTGAGAGTGTAGCTTCTCCTGCTTATATTAAGGCAGGCCAGCCGACAACTCTAAGTGTTTGGGTAGAAAACTTAGGAAGTAATGTAATGACGGATTACACCATTGAAGTAAGAGAACAGTTTGCTACTACACCTATTTCTGTAGATATTGTAAATGGTACAGTGGTACTACCTGGTACTAAGATTCTACACAACTTTACGGGAACATTTACACCGACAAAAGACACAATGGTACTATGCTTCAAAACAATGAATCCCAATAATCAAGTAGACGGTAACACTTCTAATGATGTACTCTGTCGTACCTTTACACCTGAACCTGTTGCGCCCAGCAATGTTCGAGACAACGTCATTCCTGATATTTCTAATGTAGAAATATTCCCTAACCCTAATGGAGGTCAATTTAGCATGCAGTTCAATTCTGCTAAGCGTCAAGACATAGCTATAGAAGTTTATAACCTACAAGGGCAAAAAGTACATGGCTTTACAAATACTTACTTGCCAGGTGCTTACGTTTTGCCTATGGACTTAACTCACTTGCCAAAAGGAATATACTACTGTAGAATTCTTTCAAGTAACCAATTGATAACTAAAAAAGTTGTAATTTATTAA